In one Solanum lycopersicum chromosome 11, SLM_r2.1 genomic region, the following are encoded:
- the LOC138339461 gene encoding uncharacterized protein: MVWTNKRMTIVGQVMRIQAWTPTLKPDEETPLVPIWISLQELRWHCYNKEFISSLLSPIGRVLYLDSASINKTRGSQARVKVQVDLTKDRPSHIWMGYIVEEIIDGRWKKELEKNKDKQDSGYQNTEELQIHQAVETGRKELDHIQQRQQTHNHQQQLIQEEWHTQKRRNQTQQVRFNADRVVTQQFQAQTSIIPISTKNSYIDLEVQEFTTDGGRVEDHIVQEHRHHIVPLNRPPQIHIYNTRVYEHRYQSKKQQRSDVQVFRKEQTGDQQDTITRPGIDSMLPSPAAFNVIDCTGIAVDNVGVVVGGVEGSGQETLRSKLSRLSKGKGAGIEPGDEAGTSYQIQDGPLLHNAIVDEIRDVTENIGGREYNINKSLELISIIEACGLVDMVYNGQNYTWCNHMKDGARIWKRLDRGMMNDKWFDRMPQSHITHLSSVGSDHSPLLLEMSNNQISVIKYFKFLNFWTKNDSFLATLEKCSKRKVSGDPMLILHTKLRRLTQTLRCWSRKEYGDIFEKVKHYEEVVQKAEEDITRDNSNENREKLRGVNAQ; encoded by the exons ATGGTGTGGACAAATAAGAGAATGACAATTGTTGGACAGGTCATGAGAATACAGGCTTGGACTCCAACTTTAAAGCCTGATGAAGAAACACCTCTTGTTCCCATATGGATATCCTTGCAAGAACTGCGTTGGCACTGCTATAACAAGGAGTTTATTAGCAGCTTGTTATCCCCAATAGGTAGAGTATTGTATCTTGACTCAGCATCTATTAACAAAACAAGAGGTAGCCAGGCTAGAGTAAAGGTTCAAGTGGATTTAACCAAAGATAGACCTTCCCACATCTGGATGGGATACATTGTTGAGGAAATCATAGATGGAAGATG gaaaaaagagttgGAAAAAAACAAGGATAAGCAGGATAGTGGTTACCAAAATACTGAAGAGCTGCAGATTCATCAGGCTGTGGAAACTGGTAGAAAGGAATTAGATCATATCCAACAAAGACAACAAACACATAACCATCAACAACAGCTGATACAAGAGGAGTGGCATACACAAAAGAGGAGGAATCAAACTCAACAAGTTAGGTTCAATGCAGACAGAGTTGTGACTCAACAATTTCAAGCTCAGACAAGTATTATTCCTATTTCTACTAAAAACAGTTATATTGACTTGGAAGTGCAGGAATTCACTACTGATGGAGGAAGAGTAGAGGATCATATTGTGCAAGAACATAGACATCACATTGTTCCTTTAAATAGGCCTCCTCAAATCCATATATATAATACTAGAGTCTACGAGCATAGATATCAAAGCAAAAAACAACAAAGAAGTGATGTTCAAGTGTTTAGGAAAGAACAAACTGGTGATCAACAAGATACAATCACCAGACCAGGTATAGACTCAATGCTCCCCTCCCCTGCAgcctttaatgttattgatTGTACTGGTATAGCTGTTGATAATGTTGGTGTAGTTGTTGGAGGTGTGGAGGGAAGTGGTCAGGAGACACTTAGATCTAAATTATCTAGACTTTCTAAAGGAAAAG GGGCAGGTATTGAGCCAGGCGATGAAGCTGGTACTTCTTATCAAATTCAGGATGGTCCTCTGTTACATAATGCTATTGTAGATGAAATTAGGGATGTAACTG AAAATATTGGAGGAAGAGAGTACAATATCAATAAAAGTCTTGAGCTTATTAGTATTATTGAAGCATGTGGTTTAGTTGATATGGTGTATAATGGTCAGAATTATACATGGTGCAACCACATGAAGGATGGTGCTAGGATTTGGAAAAGGTTGGATAGGGGTATGATGAATGACAAATGGTTTGATAGGATGCCTCAAAGTCATATTACTCATCTTTCTTCAGTGGGATCAGATCACTCTCCTTTATTGTTGGAAATGAGTAACAATCAGATATCTGTtattaagtacttcaaatttctcaatttttggaCTAAGAATGATTCCTTTTTAGCAACACTGGAAAAATGTTCGAAAAGGAAGGTGAGTGGTGATCCAATGTTGATTCTACACACAAAATTGAGGAGATTAACTCAGACTTTAAGGTGTTGGTCAAGGAAGGAATATGGtgatatatttgaaaaggttAAACATTATGAAGAAGTTGTGCAAAAGGCTGAAGAAGATATTACTAGAGATAACAGTAATGAAAATAGAGAAAAGCTGAGAGGTGTTAATGCtcaataa